The Bacillota bacterium genome contains a region encoding:
- the rdgB gene encoding RdgB/HAM1 family non-canonical purine NTP pyrophosphatase, whose product MRPKIVVASTNRGKLREYQALASGGPLNGLVEVLMPGDPALGGKAMPEVPEDSLELAVNAAAKARAAAAAYGLVAVADDTGLEVDALGGAPGPRAARYAGPNATDAQRVARLLEALRNVPPERRTARFRCAVAVAEPPDSPSPGGARTWVFEGTCEGRILHSPRGGEGFGYDPVFWVPGVDKSFAQLTLDEKNQISHRARAWRSAEPLLVRLLIGPGG is encoded by the coding sequence GTGAGGCCAAAGATCGTCGTGGCCTCGACGAACCGGGGCAAGCTGCGCGAGTACCAGGCCCTGGCGTCCGGCGGCCCGCTGAACGGGCTGGTCGAGGTGCTGATGCCAGGCGACCCGGCACTTGGCGGAAAAGCCATGCCGGAAGTGCCCGAGGACAGCCTGGAGCTGGCCGTCAACGCGGCGGCCAAAGCCCGGGCGGCGGCAGCGGCGTACGGGCTCGTGGCCGTGGCGGACGACACCGGCCTGGAGGTGGACGCGCTGGGCGGCGCGCCCGGCCCCAGGGCTGCCCGCTACGCCGGCCCTAACGCCACTGACGCGCAGCGGGTGGCGCGCCTGCTCGAGGCGCTGCGGAACGTGCCGCCCGAGCGTCGCACGGCTCGCTTCCGCTGCGCCGTCGCGGTGGCCGAGCCCCCCGATTCACCCTCCCCGGGCGGAGCAAGGACCTGGGTCTTCGAGGGGACGTGCGAGGGACGCATCCTGCACTCACCCCGCGGCGGCGAGGGCTTCGGCTACGACCCGGTCTTCTGGGTTCCGGGTGTGGACAAGAGCTTCGCACAACTCACCCTCGACGAGAAAAACCAGATCAGCCACCGCGCCCGCGCGTGGCGGAGCGCCGAACCGCTGCTGGTGCGCCTGCTGATAGGCCCTGGCGGCTGA